In Spirochaetota bacterium, the sequence AAAAATCAAAAAAAATTATCCAGAATATTGACGATTGGCTCTGTCCTATGTATATTTACTATGAAATTTGTTAGCACTCAATAAAGATGAGTGCTAACAAAATGAGATAAAAGGAGGCAAACTATGAAATGGGGATTGGCTAGATTAAGCGATGCGGATATCGCCCTTTCAACGGTTTTTGATGATTTTTTCAGAATGGTACCGGTTGACTTGGTGGGAGGAGAAGTATTTCCGAAGCTTGATGTCCATGAAGACGACAAGGCGGTCCATGTAAAGGCTGAGATTCCCGGTCTGGATGAAAAGGACCTTGATGTTACCTTGAAGGAAAACACCCTGACGATTTCAGGCGAGAAAAAAGAAGAGAAGAAGGAAGAGGACAAGAATCGGAATTACCACTACTGCGAAAGGTCCTTCGGTTCCTTCTCGCGGACCATAGTCCTGCCCGAAGGCATCAAGGCCGACGGGGTAAAGGCGAATTACAGGAACGGCATCCTTGATATCGAACTCCCCAAGGGAGAAGCTGCACAGCCGAAAAAGATCAATGTGGAAGTGCATTGATGAGGCCGGGGGGCTTTCGGGGGCAGTTTGAAGGCCCCCCGTGAAATACGTGTACAGGATTAAAAAGCAATGGGAAGAGGCCCGGCCCCAGGAAAGAGGCCGGGCCTCCTGCTAGGAAAAAAGGAGGAAGCATATGAGCAAAATAATAGGAATAGATTTGGGAACCACCAACTCGTGCGTGGCCGTCATGTCCGGCGGCGACCCGGTGGTCATCCAGAACAGCGAGGGACAGCGCACCACGCCCTCCATCGTAGCGTTCAATGAAAAGGGTGAGCGCCTGGTGGGCCAGGTGGCCAAGAACCAGATCATCACCAACCCGGCCAACACGGTCCGGTCGATCAAGCGGTTCATGGGCCGCCGCTTCAACGAGCTGAAGGACGAGATTGCGATGGTACCCTACCGGGTGGTCGATGACCGGGGCACCGTCAAGGTCGGCACAGAAGCCGGCAATTTCACGCCCCAGGAGATATCGG encodes:
- a CDS encoding Hsp20/alpha crystallin family protein; amino-acid sequence: MKWGLARLSDADIALSTVFDDFFRMVPVDLVGGEVFPKLDVHEDDKAVHVKAEIPGLDEKDLDVTLKENTLTISGEKKEEKKEEDKNRNYHYCERSFGSFSRTIVLPEGIKADGVKANYRNGILDIELPKGEAAQPKKINVEVH